One Panicum virgatum strain AP13 chromosome 3N, P.virgatum_v5, whole genome shotgun sequence DNA segment encodes these proteins:
- the LOC120665812 gene encoding uncharacterized protein At5g01610-like has product MDQVLNKVGSYWFSKRASKEIDSIGDDISSISSSIGESAKWMVNKIRGKMQKALPDLLKEYDMPAGLFPRDATNYEFNEETKKLMVYIPSACDVGYKDSSVLRFFTCVTGYLEKGKFSDIEGMKTKVLVWTKVTTIKTEGSKVHFTAGVKKTRSRDAYEVVRDGITIDKF; this is encoded by the exons aTGGACCAGGTGCTCAACAAGGTGGGGAGCTACTGGTTCAGCAAGAGGGCCAGCAAGGAGATCGACTCCATCGGCGACGACATCAGT TCTATCTCAAGCAGCATTGGAGAGTCAGCCAAATGGATGGTGAACAAGATTAGAG GGAAGATGCAGAAAGCACTACCAGACCTCCTCAAGGAATATGACATGCCAGCTGGCCTCTTCCCACGGGACGCGACTAACTATGAGTTCAATGAGGAGACAAAGAAGCTGATGGTGTACATCCCTTCAGCGTGCGACGTTGGGTACAAGGACTCGTCAGTCCTGCGGTTCTTCACCTGTGTGACTGGCTACCTTGAGAAAGGTAAGTTTTCCGACATTGAGGGCATGAAGACCAAAGTGCTGGTCTGGACCAAGGTGACCACCATCAAGACCGAGGGCTCGAAGGTCCATTTCACTGCAGGTGTGAAGAAGACCCGGAGCCGTGATGCCTATGAGGTTGTTAGGGATGGTATCACCATAGACAAATTCTAG
- the LOC120665811 gene encoding cytosolic endo-beta-N-acetylglucosaminidase 1-like, producing the protein MLKYTGDQAQLQAFINFKDGPYSGGNCMTIKGSLQQNIIFSEQLFNGRLGMEDRSIHLFYSVRADGSSALGLSLDLSSNDQSISILVAEDIATFTRKKQNHKYGAYVKADKAEPHAPDNQDWFLYKATVHSSAGYKLTGINIVCTLKIAGKMSPETEDRITGVNADGSSPYHASLGHISIQKLDANTEFRPAGSWVTKGEYISWSNSSITTKHVSLKLSWKLKTPDQPSFRKYNIYVEESMADPNAKASRNYLGVASVDAFYISGLEVTSGVSGFNFIIQACAHDGSWQKLEECPEFFLDLVHSEPVYLTEDSLRRMELLLVQSILVRLSPTGRRRCWRTWRRETPDARRHRE; encoded by the exons TTTCAAGGATGGGCCGTACAGTGGAGGGAATTGTATGACAATCAAAGGAAGTCTGCAGCAGAATATTATTTTCTCGGAACAGCTTTTTAATGGAAGACTTGGAATGGAAGATAGATCTATTCATCTATTTTATTCG GTAAGAGCCGATGGAAGCTCTGCGTTAGGATTGTCTCTGGACTTGTCTTCAAACGATCAGAGTATTTCAATCCTTGTTGCGGAGGACATAGCAACATTCACCAGAAAGAAACAAAATCACAAGTACGGCGCATATGTTAAAGCTGATAAGGCGGAGCCACATGCTCCAGATAACCAAGATTGGTTCCTTTACAAAGCAACCGTTCATTCCAGTGCTGGCTACAAATTAACTGGAATCAACATTGTTTGCACCTTGAAAATAGCTGGCAAAATGAGTCCAGAAACAGAGGATAGGATCACTGGAGTGAATGCAGATGGATCGTCACCGTATCATGCATCACTTGGCCACATAAGTATTCAAAAGCTCGATGCAAACACAGAGTTCCGACCAGCAGGATCATGGGTAACTAAAGGCGAGTACATCTCATGGTCCAACAGTTCTATCACAACTAAACATGTGAGTCTGAAACTCAGCTGGAAGCTGAAGACCCCTGATCAACCATCATTCAGGAAGTACAACATCTATGTGGAGGAGTCAATGGCAGATCCAAACGCGAAGGCTTCCAGAAATTACCTTGGTGTTGCTAGTGTTGATGCCTTTTATATATCGGGCCTAGAGGTCACCAGCGGAGTTTCTGGTtttaatttcattattcaagCGTGTGCACATGATGGAAGCTGGCAGAAGCTTGAGGAATGCCCAGAGTTctttttagatttagttcattcTGAG CCGGTGTATCTGACCGAAGATTCCCTGAGAAGGATGGAACTTTTGCTGGTCCAAAGCATCCTTGTAAGGCTTTCTCCAACAGGGAGGCGACGTTGCTGGAGGACGTGGAGGCGCGAGACGCCAGACGCCAGACGCCACAGAGAGTAG
- the LOC120668132 gene encoding agamous-like MADS-box protein AGL29 has protein sequence MVAPPRGTGRKKSQGRKPTEVALIKDRARLMVTFSKRKSGFLKKTSELSLLCGVDVAAIIFSPTGKPSAFGDSSVDHVLRLYVPLPAGDEDGPGSGFPDDATDGDERGAVEATARRKEVAMARVAEEEARMSAVGEKVLRAAAGRVWWEADVEALGAEELHEFARALRRLRDNVRRHADKLPPAHASQPTTQLQ, from the coding sequence atggtggcgccgccgcgcgggactgggaggaagaagagccaGGGGCGGAAGCCCACCGAGGTGGCCCTCATTAAGGACCGCGCCCGCCTCATGGTCACCTTCTCCAAGCGCAAGTCGGGGTTTCTCAAGAAGACCTCGGAGCTTTCTCTCCTCTGCGGCGTGGACGTGGCCGCCATCATCTTCTCCCCCACCGGCAAGCCGTCCGCGTTTGGCGACTCCTCCGTCGATCACGTCCTCCGCCTCTACGtcccgctccccgccggcgacgaggacggcCCCGGCTCCGGCTTCCCCGACGATGCCACCGACGGCGACGAgcgcggcgcggtggaggccacggcgcggcggaaggaggtggccatggcgcgcgtggccgaggaggaggcgcggatgAGCGCCGTCGGAGAGAAGGTGCTCCGGGCCGCCGCGGGACGGGTCTGGTGGGAGGCGGACGTGGAGGCGCTCGGGGCGGAGGAGCTGCACGAGTTCGCCAGGGCGCTCCGCCGGCTCAGGGACAACGTGCGACGCCACGCCGACAAGCTGCCGCCGGCCCATGCCTCGCAGCCGACGACGCAGCTTCAGTAG
- the LOC120667765 gene encoding uncharacterized protein LOC120667765 encodes MLADAEEKKQQKAAGGAGATIILEKKKQRGKAAGTSATKHPKLLDSILGPDLLQSKGDSEDDMGKEEHREASPPRQIPVAAAPIATKRAPALEYSAMAAESDEDEDEGRTASPDQVESRPFTQTSAAPAPAIQEETESFSASSDGSDNVGEDKAKGADLAKMTGEASSANSDSSGERNGYHVGKADPAEVAEALGAS; translated from the coding sequence ATGCTGGCGGACGCCGAGGAGAAGAAACAGCAGAAGGCTGCTGGTGGCGCGGGCGCCACTATTATCCTTGAGAAGAAGAAACAGCGAGGAAAAGCCGCCGGCACGAGTGCAACGAAGCACCCGAAGCTTCTGGATTCTATTTTGGGCCCGGATCTGCTCCAGTCCAAGGGCGACTCCGAGGATGATATGGGGAAAGAAGAGCATCGCGAAGCGTCTCCCCCTCGTCAAATTCCAGTCGCTGCGGCTCCGATCGCCACAAAGCGCGCTCCCGCGCTAGAGTATAGTGCGATGGCCGCGGAgagcgacgaggacgaggacgagggacGCACCGCCTCACCCGACCAGGTCGAGTCTCGACCCTTCACCCAGACGAGTgcggcccctgctccggccATTCAGGAGGAGACCGAGTCATTCTCGGCGTCGAGCGATGGCAGCGACAATGTAGGCGAAGACAAGGCCAAAGGCGCCGACCTGGCAAAGATGACCGGCGAGGCCTCCAGCGCAAACTCTGACTCTTCGGGGGAGAGGAACGGCTACCACGTCGGCAAGGCTGATCCCGCTGAGGTGGCCGAAGCCCTGGGCGCCTCGTGA